In Cupriavidus basilensis, one genomic interval encodes:
- a CDS encoding haloacid dehalogenase type II: MQKIRAVVFDAYGTLFDVYSVTARAEQLFPGKGEALALLWRERQIDYTRIRSMAAPDGAYYKPFWALTVDALRYAAERLQLVLDPALEAQLLKEYACLSAFPENLGALKRLRSAGLPLGILSNGNPQMLDISVKSAGMHGLFDHVLSVDAVRMYKTAPEAYALGPKAFGVPAGEILFVSSNGWDACGATWYGYTTFWINRAGHPAERLDVSPSGTGHDMNDLLEFVRTQGAAV; encoded by the coding sequence ATGCAAAAGATCCGCGCCGTCGTCTTCGATGCCTATGGCACGCTGTTCGACGTGTATTCCGTCACCGCGCGCGCGGAGCAATTGTTTCCGGGCAAGGGCGAGGCGCTGGCGCTGCTGTGGCGCGAGCGTCAGATCGACTACACCCGCATCCGCTCGATGGCCGCGCCCGACGGCGCCTACTACAAGCCGTTCTGGGCGCTGACGGTGGATGCGCTGCGCTATGCGGCCGAGCGCCTGCAACTGGTGCTGGACCCGGCCCTGGAGGCGCAACTGCTCAAGGAGTACGCGTGCTTGTCGGCCTTCCCGGAAAACCTCGGCGCGCTCAAGCGCCTGCGCTCAGCCGGGCTGCCGCTGGGCATTCTTTCCAACGGCAATCCGCAGATGCTGGATATCTCGGTCAAGAGTGCTGGCATGCACGGGCTGTTCGACCACGTGCTGTCGGTCGACGCGGTGCGCATGTACAAGACCGCGCCCGAGGCCTACGCGCTGGGCCCCAAGGCGTTTGGCGTGCCGGCAGGGGAGATCCTCTTCGTCTCGTCCAATGGCTGGGACGCTTGCGGCGCCACCTGGTACGGCTACACCACGTTCTGGATCAATCGTGCCGGTCATCCGGCGGAGCGGCTCGATGTGAGCCCTTCCGGCACCGGGCACGACATGAATGACCTGCTCGAATTCGTCCGCACCCAAGGTGCGGCGGTTTGA